In Colias croceus chromosome 8, ilColCroc2.1, the genomic window TATCATTTTTGTTCTACcaaattttttacaaatttcaattaaaattacaaggtttattttataattaaaaaagaatgtGAAAGCCCACATTTAAGTTAATTTGGTAAGAtcttaaatacaatataggCCTTAtccatttttcattaaatataatgaagTGAATGTCAAGAAAAAAAACTATGACCTAATTGAACTATACTTAAAATTTGGTAAATATACATCAAACGCACTAAATGTTATTTCTgcattattaaaatagctatagtaaaataatatatctaggAATATAGAGAGCGGGACtctacatccatactaatattataaatgcgaaagtaactctgtctgtctgtctgttactcaatcacgccttaactactgaaccaatttgcatgaaatttggtatagagatattttgatactcgagaaaaggcataggctactttttaccccgggaaataggataggttttgtCCCGGAactcccacgggaacgggaactatgcgggtttttctttgactgcgcgggcgaagctgcgggtggaaagctagttctatATAAACCCAGTTGGCAAtcattcttataaaatcttgTATCGATACCTGTTCTAAATACCTTTTATCTTTATCATAtcttttcttttcaataattGAATCAATTATGATACAATTAGCAACCGGTTATAGCATTCACAATGACGAAGAATGATTTACgcgttttaaatatttctatctCAGATAATTAgcaattttaaactaaatagcTAAAAAATAAGATCATATTATGgagatacaatttttatttttggcaaGAAGGAAATAGATCAAGGAGGGAAGCAATGCAATCCGTTAGATAAGATTACGCTCTACCTAGCgttgtttatatttacatttatcacCGACACATTGCTATCTACTCAAACAAAACGTTTTCGCGTATCACCTGTCAAAAGAGCCCACGTGCGTCGGAAATAACCGACATCCAACCGAATATGAACGAAGGAACACGCAAATAGTTTATACTATACAAGCATACATACTGTGATACATACAAATGAATACCGCGAATCTCGATCACAATGCTCCATTTGCTGCCAATTCACTGCCCATATTAACATCTATCGAGcaactaaatattttagtcATTTCCTATTGCATTAAAATACACCACTCGAGTTTAAAACTACTTTCCATTTATAAGCAATGCTCACTGACCGAGAAAAGTTTGcacttaaaaaaatgtcacCCAGATTTATTTCGcgggtttaatttaaatcctGTATATATTCGATATGTTATTGAATTCGGATGGGATTATGACAGAGCTGCTCCATTGAGGATGTCGTAATTGTAGTTCCGTACCTGTTCCCCACCAGTATTTCTTCCAGCCAACTGACACTGCACGAAACATTGCGCTACGTGTATCGCCGACAGCGCGTGGCGGCCAACTGAGTGCCGACTTGTATTCACAATTCACATCACATTTCCGACCTAGTACGCAAACTACTGAAGCCCGGCGTatgaaaactgaaaaatgtAGTTACGCCATGTATCAAAGTAATTAGTGGTGTCGAGAAAGCACTGCGGCGTAACAACAACGCTAACACTTTTCGCGCCAAAGTATTAGCGATGTTTTAGCACGTTAGAACTCGGCGACAAAGAGGCTCTCCGTCATACCCTTACTCAATTAATCCTTAATTAGAAACGGGAGTGCTCTTAACGTCGAGTGGAACCAAGCAGATTTCACATCGTAGCGTGTCATCGGAGTAAATGGAAATCTGACATCCCGATGCCTCAATTAGGCCAATTGTGCCAAAATTTAGGTCAACAATTTAGACAGGTACTAGCCGGGTCagttatgaattttaattaaaattgtttcatGACGGATTTCTATCAGTATTGgaccaaatataaataacaatttatattataatatccaaACAAAACAAGCGTCCAATTTCgacaaaaaattgtttttaagttGGCTATTTGATGATTAATAACTTGTACATatctatcatattatattttaaacaacttgctgtttatatattttacttgcAATAACTGCTTagtcatttattcattcaaaatatattttttatcctgTCTTCTTTTTTCGTTGAATATGACTACGTTTTTTTTCCTTGATCAATGTTTTATTAGTACCTTATTATAAAGCAGATTGGAAGGGTATAAGGTTTTATGACGAGTGCATTGATCAGTGCATTACTCgaatagtaggtacataatgaCTAGCTACCATTAACCGGTtcaaaaaagtaaagaaattatactaataattaagtatcttgggtaaattaattattacgtaCCTTACCTACTAAAAGGACAGCAACCGAATTAACCGAGAATAACCGATGATATTTCTCAGCCAACACACTATCTACTCATATCAGTTgctaaactattttaaattgcATGCCTacacaaaatacattttgtccaagaaaatacaaaaaatatgtccaAAAAAAAGGTCGaggctaatattttttttgtatgcattTGCAATAACGAATCAGGAAGCAAGTCAAATAACATATATATTAATCGATAAGGGGCtgtccattaatcacgtgaggctcgaaagggggggggggggaggggtccatcaaaaaatcacgaaatatcaccagggggagggggggtaaagtaatatatcacgtgtatttattttttcggcAAGCGCGCGATACTCAAACGAAAAGCGGCGTTACGTGTATTTGTCAAACGCATACAACTTTTCGCatttctttcattatttttatgtcattcaaaaacaaactgcAATCTTTCTGTCTACCTCTGAACGTTTATTATAGTAGCCTTTAATTTTCTATAACAAAATTAGATGATACTTataccagtatttttttataaataaaaaattgattctttgcaggtacgaaaaaatacacgtgatatagGGGGGGGAGGGGTAGTCTTAAACCTCACCACGTATCAccaagggggagggggggtcaaaaaataccaaaaaaaacatcacgtgattaatggatgGCCCCTATTAATGGGTCTTCCAAGCTTTTGGTTTAATTGAGTTTTTTTTGCATAGCAATTGCTCTTAGTTTTATCTGGAACGCataatttgatttataaacatgatggaaaaaatacaactattttattttccgCTCTACctactgaaaataaaacaaagaatttcattAAACTAATGTTATAACATTGATATACTGTATGTAGTTGACTGTGACCATGAGAAGCATAGGACGCATAACCATAAGATGCTTGGAACCGGTTTCAAGAGgtaaacaaaaattacaatgtatacaaatgttacaattttctcaaacaaatttaaaatttttgaatgttAGAACAAggattaatttttcaaaattaacacACTATTAATTTCtactaagtatatttttatattttagtcgTAAAATAGGGTTATGTCAACCAACATTTCTGACGCCTGacgatatttaaaaacaataacgtTAAGCAAAGAATTCGCatacaatttattcaaaacactCCGTATTTTTAGATGTGAATGGAAAATGAACAAAGAAATATTAGATCTAAGTAAATAAGACTTTTATCCATGTTTTTATAGTTAGGAAACAGCGATGGAGCCAACCTTGGAGCTAACGGATGGAGCTGTTGCATTATTTCATACACTGTGCGATAGATGGCGCTTtctttaaagtaaatatttaaataaattaaattaataagcttaagatttttaaatgaagCACGGATTTTTTTCATGAAGAAGtcctttgtttataaatagcgGTAAAATAATACATGGTGTATTGTTTCATGTTTGCCCTAATCTGAATAGGCAGTTGACagatttattttgattacaCTATCTACGCTTATCATACAACATGCAACAAAGCAACAAAATTAAGGATAAAAATGTCTGagaattatcataatttacaTGCTAGACGTTATGGAGCATCGAGCCCACTAAATCGTAGGATAATGTGCTATCTCATATGGGCAGGTGTTAAGCCTAGATTTGGCTTGACCTACGTAATTCTAGTATATGTATGCACATCAATAGAACGTGACAAGAATTTATTACGATTGtagctattaattatttttatttgtaaatacgaCCAAAACCAtgacaaataaaatagaaccattacaatttaattctATGAATATAGTAGTAAaaccttattattatataagacACAGATAAAttctaattatataatattaaatattggtaaattacgtattttacttttaagaccaacagaaaaaattgtttcaattaATCGTAATTCCTAAAAAGTGAAAAATGACTACATGAAGGTTACCTTTGGAAATATAGCGCCAAAATATATCCACTATAAGCCATTGACTcgtataataaaataggtgagatatatatgaaaaaataatcaaaacaaataatttctgCATAGACCATGTCCTTAGAAGTGGATATACAAAATCACCTTTACATAAGCTCTCCACgcatctgtaaataaaaataaaaaacacagtGATTATCAAAACACTAGTTACCAATACCGAACTTAACTTCTTTACATTTATATCTAAATGATATaatttgtatacgtagtatattattattagtctgtgatatAATCTAAATCATATGTACATTCACAATGACGCTGAAACatttaagtaagtaggtaagaTATTTAGATATTTAGAGTTTTTATACAGGATTTTTACGTgataaagtttttttaagaTTAGGGACCTATTGCTCCGTTAATTTAATtgatcataaaataaaatagaggtcagtttaattttttatacccGGCTTAGAATATGTGAACGTGCAGGTAacaaaatgtttgtctttttttttatttgtaattccTTTCCCATTCGTGTTATTCAtgtgtgtttctttttattctttGCGAGTTATTCTTGTATTTGCTAGTAATTAATGATGAAATAGTATTGCTATTAGCAGGTAAAAAACAATTCTATACTAAatgtatacaaataaaaaaaatacataaaacattattttcaaataattacgtaCATAAGCATGTAAAGAGTAATGAAAGAAATCATGATGCTGATGCCTTTTGTCAAACTTGCTGGTCGCTTCCTTGGGACTGATATCAGCTCAAAGAGGACAAAAAGCAAGGATACTGTATGCATACTGTGGTGTGCCCATATTGGTATATAAATATCAGTTGATAAAGGCATCAAAAGCTCTCGGTTCTTATTCCATAACAGCCAAAATAGAATATCAGCAAACTGAAAGAAAATGTTCATAAATTgacaagaaaattaatttaaagttagATTATACTGTCTATTACAAATATGAAGAGAAATGTCTATTGACTGACTTTACTCTTTCGACGTCGGTCGCAATGGAATTAATTAACgtaattatgtttgtttattaagaACTTCAACGTAGCGttgctaaaaatataaataatttgttatactTAAACTTGGAATTCGCTGTTTGTTTTCTTTGTTGTTACCAAGAATAAAAGTTGAATTACAAAATACCTTCCCAGCAATAACATGTTTCAAGACTGGAGAGAAAACAGTATTATTTCGTGTCTTACCAACATAATTTTAccaatttttgtaattaactaaaaatattactaattaCTATATTGTTTAAAGTCTTGCATTAGATTACATGAGCTTTCGAACCATTGgaaaatgtaggtacatttataataataataataaataaaatctttatttgaattcatacattaataattatgttaaaatagatTGGGTTTCAGGCCCCCTTACTAGGTATATGACCTGTATTAAGGGGACCTGTTCCTTCCCTAGGAAATTTTATGTCCATTTAAGTCcatatgttttctttttaacaatactcgatattataacataaataatgtacTTACTACAGTTGTAGGTAGTATTAtacttg contains:
- the LOC123693684 gene encoding androgen-dependent TFPI-regulating protein-like, which translates into the protein MTTHILLNSNIRILVYVVAFLHLVFVATKLLNIDFSRAEDPKLHPYSRLKWKLITTWFNLAMMPYLLICIYCEWQENKGNKKNLASIRHLIFTSIILPTTVFADILFWLLWNKNRELLMPLSTDIYIPIWAHHSMHTVSLLFVLFELISVPRKRPASLTKGISIMISFITLYMLICVESLCKGDFVYPLLRTWSMQKLFVLIIFSYISHLFYYTSQWLIVDIFWRYISKDKTKSNCYAKKTQLNQKLGRPINRGHPLIT